In the Xiphophorus hellerii strain 12219 unplaced genomic scaffold, Xiphophorus_hellerii-4.1 PGA_scaffold_78__1_contigs__length_500000, whole genome shotgun sequence genome, one interval contains:
- the LOC116716669 gene encoding ras-related protein Rab-8B-like, whose translation RATGWSQRAGFGPWTFSLTHVTHSAASVSGIDFKIRTVELDGKKIKLQIWDTAGQERFRTITTAYYRGAMGIMLVYDITNEKSFDNIRNWIRNIEEHASADVEKMILGNKCDMNDKRQVSKERGEQLAIDYGIKFLETSAKSSINVEEGFLTLARDIMSRLNRKMNDGGPAGGGGQVKISDPLSKKSVFRCSLL comes from the exons AGGGCCACAGGTTGGTCACAGCGGGCTGGATTTGGCCCATGGACCTTCAGTTTGACACACGTGACTCACAGTGCCGCCTCTGTTTCAGGAATCGATTTTAAAATTCGGACCGTGGAGCTGGACGGAAAGAAGATCAAACTGCAGATCTG GGACACAGCGGGTCAGGAGCGCTTCCGGACCATCACCACAGCCTACTACCGAGGCGCCAtg GGCATCATGCTGGTGTACGACATCACCAACGAGAAATCCTTCGACAACATCCGGAACTGGATACGCAACATCGAGGAG cacGCGTCGGCGGATGTGGAGAAGATGATCCTGGGAAACAAGTGCGACATGAACGACAAGAGGCAGGTCTCCAAAGAGAGAGGAGAA CAGCTCGCCATCGACTACGGGATCAAGTTCCTGGAAACCAGCGCCAAGTCCAGCATCAATGTGGAGGAG GGCTTCCTGACCCTCGCCAGAGACATCATGAGCCGCCTCAACAGGAAGATG aACGACGGGGGTCCAGCAGGTGGAGGTGGCCAGGTGAAGATCTCAGATCCGCTCTCTAAGAAGAGCGTGTTCAGGTGTTCACTGCTGTAG
- the LOC116716668 gene encoding LOW QUALITY PROTEIN: puratrophin-1-like (The sequence of the model RefSeq protein was modified relative to this genomic sequence to represent the inferred CDS: inserted 3 bases in 2 codons; deleted 4 bases in 3 codons), which translates to MDSEFLDVCIQKALAAVFPPFQASAPTLLPQVLAVVDSCYRGDGLRYLFHFLLPSKHFLQNLQQDACAPFSGLLFRHPGWPLCLHERVVVHLCPLDPLLLHPGDFYLLLSPLAAPAACGAPVPPRLLLVSASAGGRHAEQQEVPARALTSIFSMAWLDGENRERERRGAAGLRRCVLSAQGDVFRVPWEDVVHPQFISRSRGSASSRTDGKPLPLPATPSQSAASSDDSEGEYVELTELLPPLQPALTRFSPQKGSLTQSISLQNRTRTTTHPWATKASSHTVQCSRLLEENFSPSSSSSSEGCGAAGRSSMHAAAAGGEEEEEEEEEEAKHDRDEGLESDCAEREERLQQERRSDEEEEVVLGRKEEVMKVDQKEEGEVKEKKTGCEEYTAKDFYSEINKLMHSEDSYSERFMRKLNLEASYGKNMTENTNTEDFCCESITEEILPEDSYFENMSEKNKQSTSNYGDMGENIHPGGSYSEKLTKNTYLKDFYSENIIEKINPEDSYCENMSHKTTHPDFQCKSITESKHSAEYYFENIALKATSASSFSENETQKTVTDDFYSDGTLQTQSEDSYFEIGSFQIPSESKKLNSGHVFPSSSKTEQSLLKSEDSYSEKLIQQTLPEDSYFEDPAQLTLPEDSYSEKQEQLDDSYSENLIQHENSYSENATQHEDSYFEDQIKHEDSYSEDPAQLTLPEGSYSENRTQPEDSCSTTNQLNVIYSEKQTQDSYCEVPAESEEAPPAFSGVQENLGKEEEQIGGRISAGHQTEGSSCEGSHIQLHINAGFGPKEPEKPLASPTQSSQSSQSRFQSVLLRSGAVCLPGTRDRAGRVLLTVSTCSPVWTDPDCESAKLLHLMRYYTSTLRAEARAMGLTVLVDARRAAPASAVFSALQTLQEDSPSSIHSVLFLANKDSSLWLDKAAAAQVEVLSSLTSLQRHVDLQQLPVELGGSFSFSQSNWISFRLRVEQLSRQCSSVIHLLQETISNLQSTPLPAVAEVTGQDAEQLLSSCRAAMCSTLKDARLVQLQQEGGASLAWLRRDEVIGAAEEQRAAVEAAASLYDRVDELLHRLVTLSNARTQELSFIAEFRGLERGFSQVRAWLEQEGELRLQCLNEPVDSLDLLSRKQQDFKEFYAVAYERCKRGEALLSRLERWGDVSNPDLHAYEVKVHSFWAQLQDFSQRVKSTEQNMERAVQLYRFLDQAYGWALEGLRQLACVSMEDCTAPNKCCAVIGCLEDYRSKHPPIPESRFQEMKAEAGLLRGERGLRQWSFAWSKCQETENTFDRKMEAALLTRDSAHRRRSDSVVSTSSASSRKSGLWGILDASPPTPQRTPFLRRLLRSSSSFEESVRQDVCSPGFIPPSSSSSSSSSRRQLLRKTQSFDPPGLTRLVALRRRPSHPQRAAAQRKHGVFIRGLEVSSTEAADRTLRPRIPGQNWAGPRSPGTPGGTAGDGRPRGSKLRHIVEEMVTTEREYVRSLRYMIHHYFPEMERADLPQDLRGKRSVIFGNLEKLLDFHSQFFLRELEACWKHPLRAPHCFLRHQEQFSLYALYSKNKPKSDALLMNHGQAFFRRKQLELGDKMDLXSYLLKPVQRMSKYALLLSDLTKEVGSAQEAELTALQDATNMVKFQLRHGNDLLAMDAIRECDVNLTEQGQLIRQDEFTVWSGRRKCQRHIFLFEDLLLFSKPKKMEGGLDVFIYKHSFKDGGCGLTESIGDDGLRFEIWFRRRHRQEPDLCCKAASADAKHAWTADVARILWSQAARNKEMRLKEMVSMGVGNKPFLDIQPSDAAISDRAVHYIMKPRGARTRASIAVATFDQXAHPFSRAAASEAAASGPSSCSLLGPLNLHMFSSTAPPADASFSSSCIEEDGQEQETSSQPSMTTESSGSSSRCLSGSTGSDSGCASSHLQDEPRPSSGKRHGNGAFVSTDAATVV; encoded by the exons GACTCTGAGTTTTTGGACGTGTGCATCCAGAAGGCGCTGGCCGCCGTCTTCCCTCCCTTCCAGGCCTCGGCCCCCACCCTGCTGCCTCAGGTCCTCGCCGTGGTGGACAGCTGTTACCGTGGAGACGGCCTCCGCTACctcttccacttcctgcttccttcCAAGCACTTCCTGCAGAACCTGCAGCAGGATGCCTGT GCTCCGTTCTCCGGCCTGCTGTTCCGTCATCCTGGCTGGCCTCTCTGCCTCCATGAGAGGGTAGTCGTCCATCTTTGTCCTCTGGACCCGCTCCTCCTCCATCCAGGAGACTTCTACTTGCTGCTTTCTCCTCTTGCTGCTCCTGCGGCCTGCGGGGCCCCCGTCCCTCCCCGCCTGCTCCTGGTCAGCGCGTCAGCGGGCGGCCGCCATGCGGAGCAGCAGGAGGTGCCGGCCCGGGCCCTGACCTCCATCTTCAGCATGGCCTGGCTGGACGGCGAGAACCGGGAGCGTGAGCGGCGCGGCGCCGCCGGGTTGCGGCGCTGCGTCCTGTCCGCCCAGGGCGACGTCTTCAGGGTCCCCTGGGAGGACGTCGTCCACCCGCAGTTCATCAGCCGCTCGCGTGGCTCCGCCTCCTCCAGGACGGACGGGAAGCCCCTCCCCCTCCCAGCTACACCCAGCCAGTCAGCAGCCAGCAGCGACGACTCAGAGGGCGAATACGTGGAGCTGACCGAGCTGCTGCCGCCGCTGCAACCAGCGCTGACACGCTTCTCCCCACAGAAAGGATCCCTGACCCAGTCCATCAGCCTgcagaaccggaccagaaccacaacACACCCGTGGGCCACCAAGGCCAGCTCACACACCGTGCAGTGCTCCAGACTGCTGGAGGAGAACTTCagtccctcctcctcctcttcctcagaagGCTGCGGTGCAGCAGGGAGGAGCAGCATGcacgctgcagctgcaggaggtgaggaggaggaggaggaggaggaggaggaggcaaaGCATGACAGAGATGAAGGTTTGGAGTCAGACTGTGCAGAAAGAGAGGAGCGACTGCAGCAGGAGAGGAGGagcgatgaagaggaggaggtggttCTGGGAAGAAAGGAGGAAGTGATGAAAGTTGATCAGAAGGAAGAAGGAGAggttaaagagaaaaagacaggatGTGAAGAGTACACAGCTAAAGACTTTTACTCTGAAATTAACAAACTAATGCACTCTGAGGACTCTTATTCTGAAAGGTTTATGAGAAAACTAAACCTGGAGGCCTCATACGgtaaaaacatgactgaaaatacaaacacagaagACTTTTGTTGTGAAAGTATCACAGAAGAAATCCTCCCAGaggactcttattttgaaaatatgtcagaaaaaaacaaacagagtaCCTCTAATTATGGAGATATGGGAGAAAATATACATCCAGGAGGCTCTTATTctgaaaaactaacaaaaaatacataccTGAAagacttttattctgaaaatattaTAGAGAAAATAAACCCAGAGGACTCTTATTGTGAAAATATGAGCCATAAAACAACACACCCAGATTTTCAGTGTAAAAGCATCACTGAAAGCAAACATTCAGCTGagtattattttgaaaatattgctCTAAAAGCAACTTCTGCCAgctctttttctgaaaatgagacacagaaaactgtCACTGATGACTTTTATTCTGACGGCACACTGCAAACACAGTCTgaagactcttattttgaaattggCTCCTTTCAAATACCCTCTGAGTCAAAGAAGTTAAATTCTGGGCATGTTTTCCCCAGCAGCTCTAAAACTGAACAAAGCCTCCTCAAATCCGAAGACTCTTATTCTGAAAAGCTAATACAACAAACACTACCTgaagactcttattttgaagatcCAGCACAACTAACACTACCTGAGGACTCTTAttctgaaaaacaagaacaacttGATGACTCTTATTCTGAAAATCTGATACAACATGAAAACTCTTATTCTGAAAATGCAACACAACACGaggactcttattttgaagatcAGATTAAACATGAGGACTCTTATTCTGAAGATCCAGCACAACTAACACTACCTGAGGGCTCTTATTCTGAAAACCGAACACAACCTGAGGATTCCTGTTCAACAACAAACCAACTGAATGtcatttattctgaaaaacaaacgCAGGACTCTTATTGTGAAGTTCCAGCAGAGTCTGAGGAAGCTCCTCCTGCGTTCAGTGGAGTTCAGGAGAACCTGGGGAAAGAAGAGGAGCAGATTGGTGGACGAATATCTGCAGGTCATCAGACTGAAG GTTCCAGCTGTGAGGGTTCCCATATCCAGTTACACATCAACGCTGGTTTTGGTCCAAAAGAACCAGAAAAACCCTTAGCTTCCCCAacccagtcctcccagtcctcccagtccaGGTTCCAGAGTGTGCTGCTGAGGTCTGGAGCTGTGTGCCTGCCTG GAACCAGAGACAGAGCAGGGCGGGTTCTTCTCACCGTCTCCACCTGCAGCCCTGTGTGGACAGACCCAGACTGTGAGAGTGCCAAGCTGCTCCACCTCATGCGCTACTACACCTCCACCCTCAG gGCGGAGGCTCGAGCCATGGGGCTGACGGTGTTGGTGGATGCTCGGAGAGCTGCTCCTGCATCTGCCGTCTTCTCTGCCCTCCAGACCCTGCAG GAGGATTCGCCCAGCTCCATCCACTCAGTTCTCTTCCTTGCTAACAAAGACTCATCACTGTGGCTGgataaagctgctgctgctcag GTGGAGGTGCTGAGCTCCCTGACGTCTCTGCAGAGACATGTGGAtctgcagcagcttcctgtaGAGCTTGGAGGCTCATTCAGCTTCAGCCAGAGCAACTGGATCAGCTTCAGATTG AGGGTGGAGCAGCTCTCCAGGCAGTGCAGCAGCGTCATCCATCTGCTGCAGGAAACCATCAGCAACCTGCAGAGCACACCTTTACCTGCTGTTGCTGAGGTAACGGGGCAG GATGCGGAGCAGCTGCTGTCCAGCTGCAGGGCGGCGATGTGCAGCACCCTGAAAGACGCCCGCTtggtgcagctgcagcaggagggcGGGGCCTCTCTGGCCTGGCTGCGCAGGGACGAGGTGATCGGCGCGGCGGAGGAGCAGCGGGCGGCGGTGGAGGCCGCGGCGTCTCTCTACGATCGG GTGGACGAGCTGCTGCACCGCCTGGTCACCCTGTCCAACGCCAGGACGCAGGAGCTCAGCTTCATCGCCGAGTTCAGGGGCCTGGAGCGCGGCTTCAGCCAG GTGAGGGCGTGGCTGGAGCAGGAGGGCGAGCTCCGCCTGCAGTGTCTGAATGAGCCGGTGGACTCTCTGGATCTGCTgagcaggaagcagcaggacTTCAAGGAGTTCTACGCCGTCGCTTAC GAGCGATGCAAGCGGGGCGAAGCTCTGCTGAGCCGGCTGGAGCGCTGGGGCGACGTCTCCAATCCGGACCTGCACGCCTACGAGGTCAAAGTTCATTCCTTCTGGGCCCAGCTGCAGGACTTCTCCCAGCGGGTCAAAAGCACCGAGCAGAACATGGAGCGGGCTGTGCAGCTGTACCGTTTCCTGGACCAG GCCTACGGCTGGGCGCTGGAGGGCCTTCGCCAGCTGGCTTGCGTCTCCATGGAGGACTGCACGGCGCCGAACAAATGCTGTgctgtgattggctgcctgGAAGACTACCGGTCAAAGCACCCTCCAATCCCAGAGAGCCGCTTCCAGGAGATGAAGGCGGAGGCGGGACTGCTGAGGGGCGAGCGCGGCCTCCGCCAGTGGAGCTTCGCCTGGTCCAAGTGTCAGGAGACAGAAAACACGTTTGACAGGAAGATGGAGGCGGCGCTCCTGACTCGGGACTCCGCCCACCGTCGCCGCTCCGACTCTGTTGTGAGCACAAGCTCCGCCTCCTCCAGGAAGTCCGGGCTCTGGGGAATCCTTGACGCGTCGCCGCCCACCCCGCAGCGCACACCGTTCCTGCGGCGCCTGCTGCGGAGCTCCTCCTCCTTCGAAGAGTCGGTGCGGCAGGACGTCTGCTCCCCTGGCTTCATCccgccctcctcttcctcctcctcttcttcctccaggAGGCAGCTGCTGAGGAAGACCCAGAGCTTCGACCCGCCCGGCCTCACCCGACTCGTCGCGCTGCGGCGCCGGCCCTCGCACCCTCAGCGAGCCGCCGCGCAGAGGAAACACGGCGTGTTCATCCGTGGCCTGGAGGTCAGCAGCACGGAGGCAGCGGACCGGACGCTCCGTCCCAGAATCCCGGGGCAGAACTGGGCGGGTCCACGGAGCCCTGGGACACCAGGGGGCACCGCAGGGGACGGCCGGCCCCGAGGAAG TAAACTGCGGCACATCGTGGAGGAGATGGTGACCACGGAGCGGGAGTACGTCCGCTCGCTGCGTTACATGATCCATCACTACTTCCCAGAGATGGAGCGCGCCGACCTTCCTCAGGACCTCAGAGGGAAACGCTCCGTCATCTTCGGCAACCTGGAGAAACTGCTGGACTTCCACAGCCAGTTCTTCCTCAGGGAGCTGGAGGCCTGCTGGAAGCACCCACTGAGGGCGCCACACTGCTTCCTCAGACAC CAGGAGCAGTTCAGCCTCTACGCTCTCTACAGTAagaacaaacccaaatctgacGCACTGCTGATGAACCACGGCCAAGCCTTCTTCAGG AGGAAGCAGCTGGAGCTGGGCGATAAGATGGACC CGTCCTACCTGCTGAAGCCCGTCCAGAGGATGAGTAAATACGCCCTG TTGCTCTCTGACCTCACCAAGGAGGTGGGCAGCGCTCAGGAGGCGGAGCTTACCGCGCTGCAGGACGCCACCAACATGGTCAAGTTCCAGCTTCGCCATGGCAACGACCTGCTGGCCATGGACGCCATCAGGGAATGCGAT GTGAACCTGACGGAGCAGGGTCAGCTGATCCGGCAGGACGAGTTCACGGTCTGGAGTGGCAGGAGGAAATGCCAGCGCCACATCTTCTTGTTCGAGGATCTGCTTCTGTTCAGCAAGCCCAAGAAGATGGAGGGTGGGCTGGACGTCTTCATCTACAAGCACTCCTTCAAG GACGGCGGATGTGGCCTGACGGAGTCCATCGGGGACGACGGGCTCCGCTTCGAGATCTGGTTCCGGAGGAGACACCGCCAAGAACCAGACCTTTGT TGCAAGGCCGCCTCGGCCGACGCCAAGCACGCCTGGACCGCCGACGTCGCCCGCATCCTGTGGAGCCAGGCGGCCCGCAACAAAG AGATGCGTCTGAAGGAGATGGTGTCGATGGGAGTGGGGAACAAACCGTTCCTGGACATCCAGCCGAGCGACGCCGCCATCAGCGACCGGGCCGTCCATTACATCATGAAGCCCAGAG GCGCCAGAACCAGGGCGTCCATCGCCGTGGCAACCTTTGACCA CGCCCACCCGTTCAGCAGGGCGGCGGCCTCGGAGGCGGCGGCATCTGGACCGTCGTCCTGCAGCCTGCTGGGACCGCTCAACCTGCACATGTTCAG ctccaccgCCCCCCCTGCCGACGCCTCCTTCAGCTCCTCCTGCATCGAGGAAGACGGGCAGGAGCAGGAGACCAGCAGCCAGCCCTCCATGA CCACCGAGAGCTCCGGCTCCTCCTCCCGCTGCCTCTCCGGCTCCACCGGCTCCGACAGCGGCTGCGCCTCCTCCCATCTGCAGGACGAGCCCCGCCCCTCCTCCGGAAAGCGCCACGGCAACGGCGCCTTCGTCTCGACT GATGCCGCCACCGTCGTCTGA